In a single window of the Streptacidiphilus sp. P02-A3a genome:
- a CDS encoding cold-shock protein, whose translation MPTGKVKWFNAEKGFGFLSRDDGGDVFVHSKALPSGVEALKPGQRVEFGVVAGHRGDQALSVTLLEDAPSLAAANRRKPDDLAPIVQDLTTLLERMLPGLQRGRYPEKQAGHQVATLLRAVADQLDV comes from the coding sequence ATGCCCACGGGCAAGGTCAAGTGGTTCAACGCCGAGAAGGGCTTCGGCTTCCTTTCCCGCGACGACGGCGGTGACGTCTTCGTGCACTCCAAGGCGCTGCCGAGCGGCGTCGAAGCGCTCAAGCCCGGCCAGCGGGTCGAGTTCGGCGTGGTCGCGGGGCACCGGGGTGACCAGGCGCTGTCGGTCACCCTGCTGGAGGACGCGCCCTCGCTGGCCGCCGCCAACCGCCGCAAGCCGGACGACCTGGCGCCGATCGTGCAGGACCTGACCACGCTGCTGGAGCGGATGCTGCCGGGGCTCCAGCGCGGCCGGTACCCGGAGAAGCAGGCCGGGCACCAGGTCGCCACGCTGCTGCGGGCGGTCGCGGACCAGCTGGACGTCTGA
- a CDS encoding 1,4-dihydroxy-6-naphthoate synthase: MTTTLTTTLTTAYSPCPNDTFVFHAWAHGLVPNGLLPDVTFADIDVTNGLAERGELDVLKISYAALPYVLDEYALLPCGGALGRGCGPLVLTRPGFGSADPSHPADPADLAGRTVAVPSERSTAYLLFRLWAERAVPGGLGEIVVLPFHEIMPAVRDGRVDAGLVIHEARFTYQRYGLHSLADMGEAWEAATGLPIPLGAIIARRSLGTERLRELAAAIRASVEHAWARPQDSRDYVLANAQEMDPAVADQHIALYVNEFTADLGAEGYAAVHGLLDRAAAAGLLPELAPGALDFPGAPAGS; encoded by the coding sequence ATGACCACGACCCTGACCACCACACTGACCACCGCCTACTCGCCCTGCCCGAACGACACCTTCGTCTTCCACGCCTGGGCGCACGGCCTGGTCCCGAACGGGCTGCTGCCGGACGTCACCTTCGCCGACATCGACGTCACCAACGGCCTGGCCGAGCGCGGCGAGCTGGACGTGCTGAAGATCTCGTACGCGGCGCTGCCGTACGTCCTGGACGAGTACGCGCTGCTGCCCTGCGGCGGGGCGCTGGGCCGCGGCTGCGGCCCGCTGGTGCTCACCCGCCCCGGCTTCGGCTCAGCCGACCCGTCCCACCCGGCCGACCCGGCCGACCTGGCCGGGCGGACGGTGGCCGTGCCCAGCGAGCGCAGCACCGCCTACCTGCTGTTCCGGCTCTGGGCGGAGCGGGCGGTGCCCGGCGGCCTCGGCGAGATCGTGGTGCTGCCGTTCCACGAGATCATGCCCGCCGTCCGGGACGGCAGGGTGGACGCCGGACTGGTGATCCACGAGGCCCGGTTCACCTACCAGCGGTACGGGCTGCACTCGCTGGCCGACATGGGCGAGGCGTGGGAGGCGGCGACCGGCCTGCCGATCCCGCTGGGGGCGATCATCGCCCGCCGCTCGCTCGGCACGGAGCGGCTGCGCGAGCTGGCGGCGGCGATCCGGGCCAGCGTCGAGCACGCCTGGGCCCGGCCGCAGGACAGCCGCGACTACGTGCTGGCGAACGCCCAGGAGATGGACCCGGCGGTGGCGGACCAGCACATCGCGCTGTACGTGAACGAGTTCACCGCCGACCTCGGCGCCGAGGGGTACGCGGCCGTCCACGGCCTGCTCGACCGCGCGGCGGCGGCCGGTCTGCTCCCGGAGCTCGCGCCGGGTGCGCTGGACTTCCCGGGAGCCCCGGCCGGGTCCTGA
- a CDS encoding futalosine hydrolase: MTAAPSRLLVVTAVAPEAAAVLRGVSAAIPHAGPVEVALPGGFLLHRRGPVDVLAAGVGPAAAAAGTATALALAAHPYALAVSAGIAGGFAPAAPLGCAVVADAIVAADLGAQTPDGFATVTELGFGRVRHLTAHAEAVARTLRAAGVPTALGPVLTVSTVTGSAERAAELTARHPGAVGEAMEGFGVAEAAAGHRLPVLELRAVSNAVGPRDRAAWRIGDAFATLERIFAALPYPTVLSRPLGGTTP; encoded by the coding sequence ATGACCGCGGCTCCGTCCCGGCTGCTCGTCGTCACCGCCGTCGCTCCCGAAGCGGCGGCGGTGCTGCGTGGCGTCTCCGCCGCGATCCCGCACGCCGGGCCGGTGGAGGTGGCGCTGCCCGGGGGCTTCCTGCTGCACCGCCGCGGTCCGGTGGACGTCCTCGCCGCCGGGGTGGGACCAGCGGCGGCGGCGGCCGGGACCGCGACCGCGCTGGCCCTGGCCGCGCACCCGTACGCGCTCGCCGTCTCCGCCGGGATCGCCGGGGGCTTCGCCCCGGCCGCGCCGCTGGGCTGCGCCGTGGTCGCCGACGCGATCGTCGCGGCCGACCTCGGCGCGCAGACCCCGGACGGCTTCGCCACCGTCACCGAGCTGGGCTTCGGCCGGGTCCGGCACCTGACCGCGCACGCCGAGGCGGTCGCCCGGACGCTGCGCGCGGCCGGGGTGCCCACCGCCCTCGGCCCGGTCCTCACCGTGTCCACCGTCACCGGCAGCGCCGAGCGCGCCGCCGAGCTGACCGCCCGTCACCCCGGCGCGGTCGGCGAGGCGATGGAGGGCTTCGGCGTCGCCGAGGCCGCCGCCGGGCACCGGCTGCCGGTACTGGAGCTGCGCGCCGTCTCCAACGCGGTCGGTCCGCGCGACCGGGCGGCCTGGCGCATCGGCGACGCCTTCGCCACGCTGGAACGCATCTTCGCCGCACTGCCCTACCCGACAGTGCTGTCCCGACCCCTGGGAGGCACCACGCCATGA
- a CDS encoding HAD family hydrolase translates to MNESAQLTVGFDLDMTLIDSRPGIKAVYDLLAAETGVEIDSELVVSRLGPPVELEIANWYPAEAVTEMSDRYRALYAQYGVADCLALPGAHAALDSIRALGGRSVVVTGKHGPNARLNLDALDLRVDALHGTVFGPLKGAKLRAEGARIYVGDHLGDIEGARAAEALAVGVATGPYDAAALRAAGADVVLPDLTGFPDWLGDYLSGQPA, encoded by the coding sequence ATGAACGAAAGCGCGCAGCTCACCGTTGGCTTCGACCTCGACATGACGCTGATCGACTCCCGACCGGGGATCAAGGCGGTCTACGACCTGCTCGCCGCGGAGACCGGGGTGGAGATCGACTCCGAGCTGGTGGTCAGCCGGCTCGGGCCGCCGGTGGAGCTGGAGATCGCCAACTGGTACCCGGCCGAGGCGGTCACCGAGATGTCCGACCGCTACCGCGCGCTCTACGCCCAGTACGGCGTCGCCGACTGCCTGGCGCTGCCCGGCGCGCATGCCGCGCTCGACTCGATCCGGGCGCTTGGCGGGCGGAGCGTGGTGGTCACCGGCAAGCACGGGCCGAACGCCCGGCTCAACCTGGACGCGCTCGACCTGCGGGTGGACGCGCTGCACGGCACCGTCTTCGGGCCGCTGAAGGGCGCCAAGCTGCGTGCGGAGGGCGCCCGGATCTACGTCGGCGACCACCTCGGCGACATCGAGGGCGCCCGCGCCGCCGAGGCGCTCGCGGTCGGCGTGGCCACCGGTCCCTACGACGCGGCGGCCCTGCGCGCGGCCGGGGCGGACGTGGTGCTGCCGGACCTGACCGGGTTCCCCGACTGGCTGGGCGACTACCTGTCCGGTCAGCCGGCCTGA